A single region of the Aptenodytes patagonicus chromosome 7, bAptPat1.pri.cur, whole genome shotgun sequence genome encodes:
- the LOC143162827 gene encoding astacin-like metalloendopeptidase, with translation MDLKMFLVFTAFLLHATLAFPIQENYGNSTTTTEPTEVTTTQEDIYESPSPTETDSEDEVIFNRILTVNKESSQYLQEGDIVPQRSRSAVNCRHCTWPQSSDGIVRVPYVLDPTYEESHIKGIHDAMAEFETLTCINFVKRKTERDYLSIKSADGCWSNYGKVGGGQTVSVMKAGCMWKGIIQHELDHALGFLHEHSRSDRDNHVKIMWEYISPADRPDFKKFENSNNLGLPYDYSSVMHYGPYTFTNTTGKATIVPIPDGSVHIGQRQGLSNLDVAKINKLYNCSRCSTILDAVSGSLRSANYPRNYSDNTNCVWLIRTRSRMISLHFQAFELQTTRRCQGDYVKVYDGSSKSSAVLMDKTCGSKIPSDVVASSNLMLVEFVTDRAGTASGFQAIFTSVRTQRKPSIHN, from the exons ATGGATCTGAAGATGTTCCTAGTCTTCACTGCATTTCTGCTTCATGCTACTCTGGCTTTCCCTATTCAG GAGAACTATGGAAACAGCACAACGA CAACAGAACCTACTGAG GTTACTACTACACAAGAGGATATATATG AATCTCCATCGCCTACAGAGACTGACTCCGAGGATGaagttatttttaacagaattctGACAGTTAACAAAG AGAGCTCTCAGTACTTGCAAGAAGGTGACATAGTTCCACAAAGGAGTCGCAGTGCTGTCAACTGTCGCCATTGCACTTGGCCCCAGTCCAGCGATGGGATTGTTCGTGTTCCCTATGTCTTGGATCCTACTTATG aggagagccacataAAGGGAATTCATGATGCCATGGCAGAATTTGAAACACTGACTTGTATTAATTTTGTGAAGCGCAAGACAGAACGTGACTACCTCAGCATTAAATCTGCCGATGG ctgctgGTCCAACTATGGGAAAGTAGGAGGTGGACAGACTGTCTCTGTGATGAAAGCAGGCTGCATGTGGAAAGGAATAATTCAACATGAACTGGACCATGCTCTGGGCTTTTTGCATGAACATTCTCGAAGTGACAGGGATAATCATGTAAAGATCATGTGGGAGTACATCAGTCCGG CTGACAGACCAGACTTCAAGAAATTTGAAAACTCCAATAACCTGGGTCTTCCATATGACTATTCCTCAGTAATGCACTACGGCCC ATACACATTCACTAATACCACTGGGAAAGCGACTATTGTACCAATTCCTGATGGATCAGTACATATTGGACAGAGGCAGGGACTGAGCAACTTGGACGTGGCCAAAATCAACAAACTTTACAATTGCA GTCGCTGCAGCACTATTCTCGATGCAGTATCTGGGTCACTGAGATCTGCCAACTACCCAAGAAATTACTCAGATAACACCAACTGTGTCTGGCTCATCCGAACCCGATCCAGAATG ATTTCCCTGCACTTTCAAGCCTTTGAACTGCAGACAACCAGACGCTGTCAGGGTGATTATGTTAAAGTTTATGATGGATCCAGCAAGTCTTCTGCAGTTCTAATGGACAAGACCTGTGGATCAAAGATACCCAGTGATGTAGTTGCTTCTAGTAATCTTATGCTCGTAGAGTTTGTCACAGATCGTGCTGGTACAGCTTCTGGTTTCCAAGCCATCTTTACTTCTG